One genomic window of Desulfuromonas sp. AOP6 includes the following:
- a CDS encoding alpha/beta hydrolase: protein MNANSFVPTASPVFRPGCFKKRYQFKIRHLSPPVIVNLREDANPALDSNARDHLRPEEIRYFKENGNNAVIFIHGFNVEYGQYSHHVELSRWGFDTIRNRPMEPKIIYSSKPANTYRDLEVLKNQYAHWQVENPNLFNDIAMADLNGTGAHAWYLHMEDNLNRATGQFDRTNYQKYSRMIHLAWSGDVFALDYMAAETTANKAGFGLVRLVDQLASEGISVNIIAHSLGNRVLLVAMNILGQMRGRHESIAHAFMWQPAVPDTALSNDPERDTSVLRNWNFVHAHRAAKKIVVLYSSQDNILGPYQDKDSRREDWEAGQHGEVRSGQIGGIYRIATSAGVPGTQLFYAPWSVSALYARNLLKDNLPKIEQALHEEIAKDTNGLFNESHIPIWPPKVLPALGALIYLCHMSREMADDAMKTFRALARADYEVKQPRPAMGYGGPEIDSDLFIQRLVREEKILPVDQSLWLFDHSGMKVPSDLLFEKVYQEEIMDLLLSSTGFGAY, encoded by the coding sequence ATGAACGCAAATTCCTTTGTTCCCACCGCCAGTCCCGTCTTTCGACCGGGCTGTTTCAAGAAAAGGTATCAGTTTAAAATCAGGCATCTGTCTCCTCCGGTGATTGTCAACCTGAGAGAAGATGCCAATCCTGCCCTTGATTCTAACGCCCGCGACCACCTCAGGCCCGAGGAAATCCGCTATTTTAAAGAGAATGGCAATAATGCCGTAATTTTTATTCACGGATTCAATGTTGAGTACGGGCAATATTCACATCATGTCGAGCTGTCCCGGTGGGGTTTTGATACAATTCGCAATCGCCCCATGGAGCCGAAGATAATTTATTCTTCCAAGCCCGCTAACACTTACCGTGATTTAGAAGTTCTCAAAAATCAATATGCCCATTGGCAGGTTGAGAATCCAAACCTATTTAACGATATTGCCATGGCGGATCTTAATGGCACAGGCGCCCATGCCTGGTATCTTCATATGGAAGACAACCTCAATCGCGCTACTGGCCAATTTGACCGGACCAACTATCAAAAATACTCTCGCATGATCCATCTGGCTTGGTCCGGCGATGTTTTTGCCCTCGATTACATGGCTGCTGAAACCACTGCCAATAAAGCGGGATTCGGATTGGTGCGTCTGGTCGATCAGCTAGCCTCAGAGGGCATTTCTGTTAACATCATCGCACACAGCCTCGGCAATCGTGTGCTGTTAGTAGCCATGAATATACTGGGGCAGATGCGCGGACGTCATGAGAGTATTGCCCACGCATTTATGTGGCAGCCTGCCGTGCCTGATACGGCCCTGTCCAATGATCCTGAAAGGGATACGAGTGTGCTACGCAACTGGAATTTCGTACACGCCCATCGCGCCGCCAAGAAAATCGTGGTGCTTTATTCCAGCCAAGACAACATTCTTGGGCCCTACCAAGATAAGGATTCTCGCCGTGAAGACTGGGAGGCAGGCCAACACGGTGAGGTCAGAAGTGGACAAATCGGCGGCATTTATCGCATTGCAACCAGCGCGGGGGTTCCGGGAACACAACTATTTTATGCACCTTGGAGTGTCTCAGCGCTTTATGCACGAAATCTGTTGAAGGATAATCTGCCCAAAATCGAGCAAGCTCTTCATGAAGAAATCGCCAAAGATACCAATGGGCTTTTTAACGAAAGTCATATCCCCATTTGGCCGCCTAAAGTCTTACCGGCTTTGGGGGCATTGATTTATTTGTGCCACATGAGCCGGGAAATGGCCGATGACGCTATGAAAACCTTTCGGGCACTGGCTAGGGCGGATTATGAGGTCAAACAACCGCGTCCGGCTATGGGGTATGGAGGGCCGGAGATAGATAGTGATTTGTTTATTCAAAGACTTGTTCGTGAGGAGAAAATCCTCCCAGTGGATCAAAGTCTCTGGTTGTTCGATCATTCCGGAATGAAGGTTCCGAGCGACTTGCTGTTTGAGAAGGTTTATCAGGAAGAAATAATGGATTTGTTGTTGAGTTCAACGGGTTTTGGGGCGTATTGA